The Acropora muricata isolate sample 2 chromosome 5, ASM3666990v1, whole genome shotgun sequence genome includes a window with the following:
- the LOC136917412 gene encoding ATP-dependent DNA helicase pif1-like yields the protein MALNAEQLAELKFVADGHNIFITGQAGVGKSRLVRSILRDCESRNMKVGVVCSSGIACTVYGRGIASTVHSFYGLGTAELPANMILERSTGIASLVNKIQSVDVIIWDEASMSSSRILELVNLLHHSLAVDANNMKPFAGKQIVLVGEFLQLRPVPNRFDEGSFMFNSYVFATAMSHRIQLQRIMRQSPDEIEFAMALKQIRLGNCTTATLNFVTSLSRDLHPDQNKVATHIFFRKAPTILYNRGVVDSLPGESIRLEAECRGVTNNMIWPGEETVILKEGARVMLVWNKSNSLKNGTMGVFVGMDKHTMALVWFENEGIVPIGKEIWNNNDESGQKIGSICQYPIIVAYAITCHKSQGLTLDSVVVHCSTEFVPGLIYVSSSRVRSASHIQMVNFKPSQLLKQPQEVIDICSTALGNPVADLSCCRSMNMDNDFFNVSDRLVTAFHNDDDLRFPIEQLKENVTAYYETPSALQDPVELILVHDQLNRHVSTLAKPPNDKFNQNKVIW from the exons ATGGCTCTTAACGCCGAACAGCTGGCTGAGCTAAAGTTTGTAGCAGATGGTCATAACATTTTCATAACTGGTCAGGCTGGTGTTGGAAAGTCGAGGCTTGTAAGAAGTATTTTGAGGGACTGCGAATCGCGGAATATGAAGGTTGGTGTTGTATGTTCAAGCGGAATAGCGTGTACTGTGTATGGCAGGGGTATTGCGTCAACCGTACACTCGTTCTACGGACTTGGAACTGCAGAATTACCTGCAAATATGATCCTTGAACGTTCTACGGGTATTGCAAGCCTCGTTAACAAAATTCAGAGTGTAGATGTCATCATATGGGATGAAGCCAGCATGTCTAGCTCAAGAATTCTGGAACTTGTGAATTTACTGCATCACAGTCTTGCAGTGGATGCAAACAACATGAAGCCATTTGCCGGAAAACAAATTGTCTTGGTTGGAGAATTCTTACAGCTTAGGCCCGTCCCAAACAGATTTGACGAAGGTTCATTTATGTTCAACTCGTATGTTTTTGCTACAGCAATGTCTCATCGCATTCAACTCCAACGAATTATGAGACAATCCCCAGATGAAATTGAGTTTGCCATGGCTTTGAAGCAAATCCGTCTTGGTAATTGTACTACAGCTACATTGAACTTTGTCACCAGCTTGTCCAGAGATCTTCATCCAGATCAAAATAAAGTTGCAACACATATATTCTTTAGAAAGGCCCCGACCATCCTTTATAATAGAGGTGTAGTGGACAGTCTACCAGGAGAGTCCATTCGACTTGAAGCAGAATGCAGAGGTGTAACAAATAACATGATATGGCCAGGAGAGGAAACAGTGATCTTGAAGGAGGGTGCAAGAGTGATGCTGGTGTGGAACAAGTCGAACTCTTTAAAAAATGGAACAATGGGTGTGTTTGTGGGCATGGACAAACACACAATGGCATTGGTGTGGTTCGAAAATGAGGGGATTGTCCCAATTGGAAAGGAGATCTGGAACAATAATGACGAAAGTGGGCAGAAAATCGGTTCTATATGCCAGTATCCTATCATTGTAGCTTATGCGATAACTTGTCACAAATCACAGGGCTTGACACTCGATTCTGTGGTCGTTCATTGCTCGACCGAATTTGTGCCAGGCTTGATTTATGTTTCGTCATCTCGTGTAAGATCAGCCAGTCACATTCAGATGGTTAATTTCAAACCTAGTCAACTGCTTAAGCAACCACAAGAAGTCATCGACATATGTTCAACTGCACTGGGAAATCCTGTTGCAGATCTCTCATGTTGTCGTTCTATGAACATGGACAATGACTTCTTTAATGTATCAGACAGGCTCGTGACAGCATTTCACAACGATGATGATTTGAGATTCCCAATCGAGCAGTTGAAAGAGAATGTCACTGCCTATTATGAAACACCAAGTGCTCTCCAAGACCCTGTAGAACTTATCCTAGTACATGACCAACTCAATCGTCATGTGTCTACATTGGCAAAGCCACCAAATGACAAGTTCAATCAGAATAAA GTCATTTGGTAG
- the LOC136917414 gene encoding uncharacterized protein, with product MSRENFTKATAKLNEFFGSQLYSEMVSCLVDGITSELLPIHRALATQLSLMIYWEFFEHMKEVLKKDREEEPVFFNVGEMGASGKAKVRHVGGWAIKKLLSKARKYVTRNMFSASRETLTTVRKHITLCEIIEENLVVPYAKLEEHSIYQESLEVTESLLYRNRGLIHISDNAFVFFMGLEQQRVSILNHTKLRKLRGHLVSVAHQDLMKNEDLREKWAECFDHVTVTSHKETVEELYKDVIQRYINMGAAQYLRDYRRDHNLKKSAELRKRIVQRQEKKREQSDSVPYEV from the exons ATGTCGCGTGAGAACTTTACAAAGGCAACTGCCAAACTCAACGAGTTTTTCGGATCACAGTTGTATTCCGAAATGGTAAGCTGTCTAGTTGATGGAATAACATCTGAATTGTTGCCCATTCACAGGGCACTTGCTACTCAATTGTCACTTATGATTTACTGGGAGTTCTTTGAGCACATGAAGGAAGTTTTAAAGAAGGACAGGGAGGAGGAGCCAGTGTTTTTCAATGTGGGTGAAATGGGTGCTTCTGGTAAAGCGAAAGTGAGGCACGTCGGTGGCTGGGCTATCAAGAAGTTATTGTCGAAGGCACGAAAATACGTCACACGCAACATGTTCAGCGCCTCTCGTGAAACTCTGACCACTGTAAGGAAGCATATCACATTGTGTGAAATCATTGAAGAAAACCTTGTGGTCCCTTATGCTAAACTAGAAGAGCACAGCATCTATCAGGAGAGTCTTGAAGTGACAGAAAGCCTGCTATACAGGAATAGAGGCCTTATCCACATTTCAGATAATGCATTCGTTTTCTTCATGGGTCTTGAGCAGCAACGAGTGTCAATTCTAAACCACACAAAACTCAGGAAACTAAGAGGACACTTAGTATCAGTAGCTCATCAAGATCTTATGAAAAATGAGGACCTGAGAGAAAAGTGGGCGGAATGTTTCGACCACGTTACAGTTACTTCCCACAAG GAAACTGTTGAGGAGCTCTACAAAGATGTCATACAACGCTACATTAATATGGGTGCAGCACAATATCTCAGGGACTACAGGAGGGACCACAACCTCAAGAAGAGTGCTGAGTTGAGGAAACGTATAGTGCaaagacaggaaaaaaaaagggagcaAAGCGATAGTGTTCCTTATGAGGTATGA
- the LOC136917823 gene encoding uncharacterized protein produces the protein MLHIIGKLEPELATQVLQFVFLSDCGFRFPIAQFPSASCSPSDLYFLFWEGVLKMMEEGFTIYWCILDGADVNRQFVKLHFNDSHPVDKSFITHNIYTSQPMLFMMDPKHNIKKIRNNLCKSNQSGKPRCLQINGKTMVWQHFKQAYNWDQSNFSLPVHERLTEQHFELDSAAKMRNHLAEDVLGRKMLFLMEKYQENLSLESPQKGESLDSTVELLKHTSHIVELFTDKHSITSLSDPRLTKLNNFLIFFTKWYEESKDCSKHFISSKLWFDLQSMCIGFMSMIAVKLGKFPQSVIKPSLMNQDCVENHFCQIRACNGQNNNPTYHQQQATQNSIRYGQTTISHKCNTAKQIR, from the exons atgcttcACATTATAGGAAAATTGGAACCAGAACTTGCAACACAGGTTCTCCAATTTGTGTTTCTAAGTGACTGTGGATTCAGATTTCCAATTGCACAATTTCCATCCGCTTCGTGCTCCCCAAGTGACCTGTACTTTTTATTTTGGGAGGGTGTCCTGAAAATGATGGAAGAAGGTTTTAC GATTTACTGGTGTATTCTTGATGGAGCAGATGTAAATAGGCAGTTTGTCAAATTGCATTTCAATGATTCTCACCCTGTTGATAAAAGCTTTATCACTCATAATATCTACACAAGCCAACCAATGCTATTCATGATGGATCCAAAG CATAACATAAAGAAAATTCGAAACAATCTTTGTAAGAGCAATCAGAGTGGAAAACCTCGGTGTCTGCAGATAAATGGAAAAACAATGGTGTGGCAGCATTTTAAACAGGCATACAACTGGGATCAGTCAAATTTCAGCCTACCAGTCCATGAACGATTGACAGAACAGCATTTTGAGCTCGACTCGGCAGCAAAGATGAGAAACCACCTGGCAGAAGATGTTCTGGGAAGGAAAATGCTATTTTTAATGGAG AAATATCAGGAGAATTTGTCATTGGAGAGTCCACAGAAAGGAGAAAGCTTGGATTCTACCGTTGAACTTCTAAAACACACCAGCCATATTGTCGAACTCTTCACAGACAAACACTCCATTACATCACTCAGTGACCCTAGACTGACTAAACTGAATAACTTCTTGATCTTTTTTACCAAGTGGTACGAGGAAAGTAAAGACTGTAGCAAGCACTTTATTTCCTCAAAACTATGGTTTGACCTGCAGTCAATGTGCATTGGGTTCATGTCCATGATAGCTGTAAAACTGGGAAAGTTCCCACAGTCAGTGATTAAGCCATCCCTAATGAACCAAGACTGTGTGGAAAATCACTTTTGTCAGATTAGAGCCTGTAATGGACAGAACAATAACCCCACGTACCATCAGCAGCAGGCTACACAAAATTCCATTCGCTATGGCCAGACGACGATAAGCCACAAGTGTAACACTGCTAAGCAAATCAGATAA